One part of the Anaerolineales bacterium genome encodes these proteins:
- the raiA gene encoding ribosome-associated translation inhibitor RaiA, which translates to MLNVELFGHDLNIDDALNEYVESRAAKLDRYIDLEEARIDLSHRPSAREAAHRYKAQITLRGKKFVLRSEDKSDQIQTAFDSALERIQRQIERYKGKHYRGKGDGASLSDEARAEVEALYEEEAEEQVVRRKKFLLHPMTEAEAIEQMRLLGHQNFFIFYDMEASSVSVLYRRGDGDYGLINTELA; encoded by the coding sequence GTGCTAAACGTAGAACTCTTCGGCCATGATCTGAATATTGATGATGCCTTGAACGAATATGTGGAATCGCGGGCTGCCAAGCTTGACCGCTACATTGATCTGGAGGAAGCGCGGATTGACCTGAGCCACCGTCCTTCGGCGCGTGAGGCGGCACACCGTTACAAAGCACAGATCACCCTGCGCGGCAAGAAGTTTGTGCTGCGTTCGGAAGATAAGAGCGACCAGATCCAAACCGCGTTTGATTCCGCATTGGAACGCATCCAGCGCCAGATCGAGCGCTACAAGGGCAAGCACTACCGCGGCAAGGGTGACGGCGCCTCGCTTAGTGATGAGGCTAGAGCAGAAGTGGAAGCCTTGTATGAGGAAGAAGCTGAAGAGCAGGTGGTGCGCCGCAAGAAATTCCTTCTGCATCCCATGACGGAGGCAGAAGCGATCGAGCAGATGCGCCTGCTGGGTCATCAGAATTTCTTTATTTTCTATGACATGGAGGCCAGCAGCGTGAGCGTGTTGTACCGCCGCGGTGATGGTGACTATGGCCTTATCAATACGGAGCTGGCCTAA
- a CDS encoding type II secretion system F family protein yields MPVWILWSGIAVAVTLFIIGLVVTLRSERSLVDKRLEGYLAEKEIKLEQAELGQGKNSILTNWLNERVATTSYGDNISRELARADIKLKSGEYIILMMFSSVFTALFSFFFFDGSWLFAIFGLIFGLFIPRIFVGLRQAKRLQKFNDQLPDMLNLMVNGLRTGFSALQAMEAVSRELPAPISDEFRRVVQEMQLGVSMETALENLQRRIASEDLDLAVTAINIQREVGGNLAEILDTISHTVRERIRIQGEMRAITAQVKYSGRFLALMPVGLGLALWGLNREYMMEFFQEPVLCGYLMLGVSGIMLVIGYFVLDKVGTVEI; encoded by the coding sequence ATGCCTGTTTGGATCCTTTGGTCTGGAATTGCTGTAGCGGTCACCCTATTTATTATTGGGCTGGTGGTCACGCTGCGCAGCGAACGCTCGCTGGTGGACAAGCGTTTGGAAGGCTACCTGGCTGAGAAAGAGATCAAGCTTGAGCAGGCTGAGCTTGGCCAGGGCAAGAATTCGATTCTGACGAATTGGCTCAATGAACGCGTCGCCACAACCAGCTATGGCGACAATATCTCGCGTGAACTTGCGCGGGCGGACATTAAACTCAAGTCTGGCGAGTACATAATCCTGATGATGTTCTCGAGCGTTTTTACGGCGCTGTTCTCTTTCTTCTTCTTTGACGGCTCGTGGCTGTTCGCCATTTTCGGCCTGATCTTTGGCCTGTTCATTCCGCGCATTTTTGTGGGCCTCCGGCAGGCCAAGCGTCTGCAAAAGTTCAATGACCAACTGCCGGATATGCTCAACTTGATGGTCAATGGTTTGCGCACCGGCTTCTCTGCCTTGCAGGCCATGGAGGCGGTGAGCCGTGAGTTGCCGGCCCCGATCAGCGATGAGTTCCGCCGTGTGGTGCAGGAGATGCAGCTGGGCGTTTCGATGGAAACGGCATTGGAGAACCTGCAGCGCCGCATCGCCAGTGAGGACTTGGATCTGGCGGTCACCGCCATCAACATCCAGCGAGAAGTGGGTGGCAACCTAGCCGAAATTCTGGACACCATCTCGCATACCGTGCGCGAGCGTATTCGTATCCAGGGTGAAATGCGGGCGATCACTGCGCAGGTCAAATATTCTGGCCGCTTCCTGGCGCTGATGCCGGTGGGGTTGGGCCTGGCGTTGTGGGGCCTGAACCGTGAATACATGATGGAATTCTTTCAGGAGCCGGTGTTGTGCGGCTATCTGATGCTGGGTGTATCCGGCATCATGCTCGTCATCGGCTACTTCGTTCTCGATAAAGTGGGTACGGTAGAGATCTAG
- a CDS encoding glycosyltransferase family 39 protein, giving the protein MKTKSYLTLGLAGLLVFVVAASLQRSPGYMDAEYYLLTGQQLAAGRGFTEPVLWNYLDAPAGLPHPSHAYWMPLPSLLAALGAALFGESFSAGRVLFILVAALLPPLTAKLCMQLTGRRGSARLAGALALLPGFYLPFLTTTDSFAICMLLGAAFFICMTREDKPAWWSVMLGVLAGLLHLARAEGPLWLLLAFVAAWRMKGRGAASQAGLGYLLVMLPWFVRNWLAFSSPLAHGAGSSLWLTEYDELFSFPASLLTFDAWVASGIGAILAARLSALGQNLASAVVVSGLVALAPLVVWGAWRLRGHFAVRLGAAAWLALLLVFSFVFPFSGARGGFFHAAAVLQPLVWALAAAGLHAALEWGSAARGWQVTRAGHIFSIGILIVALALSAYAVQQRVLAGGWDASAQNAAALHARLSALGVGEDEIVMVNNPPGFSLVSGRPAIVIPHGGLQAGMQAARQYGASILLLKAGQPGWSDIYEAGPLLSSLQYLDEVDGTRIFRLP; this is encoded by the coding sequence ATGAAGACGAAGAGCTATCTCACGTTGGGGCTGGCTGGGCTGCTGGTCTTTGTGGTTGCGGCGAGCCTGCAGCGCAGCCCCGGCTATATGGATGCGGAATATTACTTGCTGACCGGGCAGCAGCTGGCCGCCGGCCGCGGCTTCACCGAGCCGGTGCTGTGGAACTATCTGGATGCGCCGGCCGGCTTGCCGCATCCATCGCACGCGTACTGGATGCCGCTGCCGTCGCTATTGGCGGCGCTGGGCGCAGCGCTGTTTGGTGAGAGCTTCAGCGCCGGGCGGGTGCTGTTCATTTTGGTCGCCGCCCTGCTGCCGCCGTTGACCGCCAAGCTGTGCATGCAGCTGACCGGGCGGCGCGGCTCGGCGCGGCTGGCGGGCGCGCTGGCTTTGTTGCCTGGTTTCTATCTGCCCTTCCTCACCACCACGGATAGCTTTGCCATTTGCATGCTCCTGGGCGCAGCCTTCTTTATATGCATGACGCGCGAGGACAAGCCTGCCTGGTGGAGTGTGATGCTGGGTGTGCTGGCTGGCCTTCTGCACTTGGCGCGCGCCGAAGGCCCGCTGTGGCTGCTGCTGGCTTTCGTCGCAGCCTGGCGGATGAAAGGCCGCGGGGCTGCCAGCCAGGCTGGGTTGGGCTATTTGCTGGTGATGCTGCCGTGGTTCGTGCGCAACTGGCTGGCCTTCAGCAGCCCGCTGGCGCACGGCGCGGGCAGCAGCCTGTGGCTAACCGAATATGACGAGCTGTTCAGCTTCCCGGCCAGCCTGCTGACCTTCGACGCGTGGGTAGCCAGCGGCATCGGCGCTATCCTGGCGGCGCGGCTTTCCGCGTTGGGCCAGAACCTGGCCAGCGCGGTGGTGGTGAGCGGGCTGGTGGCGCTGGCCCCGCTGGTGGTATGGGGTGCATGGCGCTTGCGCGGTCACTTCGCCGTACGCCTGGGCGCGGCGGCCTGGCTGGCCTTGCTGCTGGTGTTCAGTTTTGTGTTCCCGTTCTCTGGGGCGCGGGGCGGCTTCTTCCACGCTGCGGCGGTTTTGCAGCCGCTGGTGTGGGCATTGGCGGCGGCGGGTTTGCACGCGGCCTTGGAGTGGGGCAGCGCGGCGCGCGGTTGGCAGGTAACGCGGGCCGGGCACATCTTCTCGATCGGCATATTGATAGTGGCGTTGGCGCTTAGCGCGTATGCGGTGCAGCAGCGCGTGCTGGCCGGTGGTTGGGATGCGAGTGCGCAGAATGCCGCAGCTTTGCACGCACGTTTGAGTGCGCTGGGCGTGGGAGAAGATGAGATTGTCATGGTGAATAACCCGCCAGGTTTTAGCCTGGTTAGTGGCAGGCCTGCGATCGTCATCCCGCATGGCGGGCTGCAGGCCGGCATGCAGGCGGCGCGGCAATACGGCGCCAGCATCCTGTTGCTGAAGGCGGGGCAGCCCGGTTGGAGCGATATCTATGAAGCTGGACCGCTCTTGAGTAGCCTGCAATACTTGGATGAAGTGGATGGCACGCGCATCTTCCGCCTTCCGTAG
- a CDS encoding sensor histidine kinase codes for MSSGSAMEELDLEITQTQRELAEIDLLLTQSKGELDKLTQRNATITAHLQQIQNQIDDVPAPDIRVAYDAALEAQQRLVVMRGQFEKLHSDKARLERQLQVLKKVKDTGATETKPQESARNTQSSIEVMIQAQEQERQRLSRQMHDGPAQALSNFILQTEIALRLFEVDQEQARQELNSLKSAASSTFQKVRDFIFDLRPMMLDDLGLVPTIKRYADYLAEKLGTEIAVSVTGSERRLEPYIEVVVFRAVQELLSNNALHSQATSIKVQLDISQHQVRASVEDNGRGFDAHAVPAEAELTLKAIRERMDLLGGTFDMDSAPGQGARFAFVVPAEAKAPVP; via the coding sequence ATGAGCAGCGGCTCTGCCATGGAAGAGCTGGACCTGGAGATCACCCAGACCCAGCGCGAGCTGGCTGAGATCGACCTGCTTCTGACGCAAAGCAAGGGCGAGCTGGACAAGCTCACCCAGCGCAACGCCACCATCACAGCCCACCTGCAACAGATCCAGAACCAGATCGATGATGTGCCCGCGCCGGATATCCGCGTGGCATACGATGCCGCGCTGGAGGCGCAGCAGCGCCTGGTGGTGATGCGCGGCCAGTTTGAAAAATTACACAGCGACAAAGCGCGCCTGGAACGCCAGTTACAGGTGCTGAAGAAGGTCAAGGACACCGGCGCTACAGAAACCAAGCCGCAGGAGAGCGCACGCAATACCCAAAGCTCGATCGAAGTCATGATCCAGGCGCAGGAGCAGGAGCGCCAGCGCCTGTCACGCCAGATGCATGATGGGCCGGCTCAGGCGCTCTCTAACTTCATTTTGCAGACTGAGATCGCGCTGCGCTTGTTCGAGGTGGACCAGGAACAGGCCCGCCAGGAGCTCAACAGCCTGAAGTCGGCTGCCTCCAGCACCTTCCAAAAGGTGCGCGACTTTATTTTTGACCTACGCCCGATGATGCTGGATGATCTGGGTCTGGTTCCGACGATCAAGCGCTATGCGGATTATTTGGCTGAGAAGCTGGGTACGGAGATTGCGGTGAGCGTCACCGGGTCTGAGCGCCGCCTGGAGCCCTATATTGAAGTCGTCGTGTTCCGCGCTGTGCAGGAGTTGCTGAGCAACAATGCCCTGCACAGCCAGGCCACCAGCATCAAAGTTCAGTTGGACATTAGCCAGCACCAGGTGCGTGCAAGTGTTGAAGACAACGGCCGCGGTTTTGACGCCCATGCCGTGCCGGCGGAGGCTGAACTGACGCTAAAAGCCATCCGTGAGCGTATGGATCTGTTGGGTGGCACTTTTGACATGGATAGCGCCCCAGGGCAGGGTGCCCGCTTTGCTTTTGTAGTGCCGGCTGAGGCCAAGGCGCCCGTTCCTTAG
- a CDS encoding response regulator transcription factor, whose product MSKINVVVVEDHPIFRQGLIDSFSLEKDLHVIGQAAEGHEGLTLIKKLMPDVAVLDVNLPNINGQQLTRQLKGDKKVSTRVVLLTAYDDSSQVIHAMAAGAAAYCVKDIDPAKLVEIVRAVANGSFVVGEQVMDQGALQRWLGERSEVSGRAYSDPGDPFEPLSSREMEVLECVTRGMSNKEIATHLDISHQTVKNHVTAVLRKLNVEDRTQAAVYALRRGWVRL is encoded by the coding sequence ATGTCAAAAATCAATGTCGTGGTTGTTGAAGACCATCCCATCTTCCGGCAGGGGCTTATCGATTCTTTCTCGCTTGAGAAGGACCTGCATGTGATTGGGCAAGCCGCCGAGGGCCACGAAGGGCTGACGCTCATCAAGAAGCTGATGCCGGATGTGGCGGTGTTGGATGTAAACCTGCCCAACATCAACGGCCAGCAACTGACCCGCCAACTCAAAGGTGATAAGAAAGTCAGCACGCGCGTGGTTCTGCTTACCGCCTATGACGACAGCTCACAGGTCATTCATGCCATGGCGGCAGGGGCGGCGGCCTACTGCGTCAAGGATATTGACCCGGCCAAACTGGTCGAGATCGTACGGGCGGTGGCCAACGGCAGCTTCGTGGTGGGCGAGCAGGTGATGGACCAGGGCGCGTTGCAGCGCTGGCTGGGGGAACGCAGCGAAGTCTCCGGCCGCGCCTATAGCGACCCGGGCGATCCGTTCGAGCCGCTCTCCAGCCGGGAGATGGAAGTCTTGGAATGCGTGACGCGAGGCATGAGCAACAAGGAGATCGCCACTCATCTGGATATCAGCCACCAGACCGTCAAGAACCATGTGACCGCGGTATTGCGCAAACTGAATGTAGAGGACCGCACGCAGGCCGCCGTGTACGCACTGCGGCGTGGCTGGGTAAGATTGTAG
- a CDS encoding Flp family type IVb pilin, translated as MFNSQKGQGLVEYALILVLVAIVVIVIVSLLGGSIGNVFSNIISNI; from the coding sequence ATGTTCAACTCTCAAAAGGGTCAAGGGCTCGTAGAATACGCGCTGATCTTGGTGCTGGTCGCCATTGTGGTCATCGTGATCGTGTCCCTGCTCGGCGGATCTATTGGTAACGTATTCAGCAACATCATCTCCAACATCTAA
- a CDS encoding response regulator — protein sequence MAEEKIRVLIVDDVAETRENIRKLLQFDAQIEVVGASRNGLEGVDLAIETQPDVVLMDINMPDMDGISATEAIRKKVPHTQIVILSVQGDSNYMRRAMLAGARDFLTKPIDVDELTAAIRRAGRVAWNEKEKLTSSGFSGQAGGAGGSGTLLPGDQGHVITVFSPKGGTGKTTLTANLAVSMRQQGQTVVAVDGNLQFGDLSFFFNEQGRNNVADLAPRADELDREVVSEVLVHHEASGVHILAAPMRPEQADAVGGEQFGAVVSYLSRMYPYVLVDTGSTLNDLTLAALDAASMVVLLITQDIPSIKNARLFLDLAEGLGISKDQIVLVMNRFDKRRSITAERVRDNFKKEVAAIIPLEEKIVVPAMDRGEPFVLRNSSTPVAKAVADLASMLVTRLKAKVPNQLEVG from the coding sequence ATGGCTGAAGAAAAAATACGCGTCCTTATTGTGGATGATGTCGCCGAGACACGCGAGAACATTCGCAAACTTTTGCAGTTCGATGCTCAGATCGAAGTGGTTGGTGCCTCGCGCAACGGGCTTGAAGGCGTAGACCTGGCGATCGAAACCCAGCCGGATGTTGTGTTGATGGATATCAACATGCCGGATATGGACGGCATCAGTGCCACAGAAGCCATTCGCAAAAAAGTCCCGCATACCCAGATCGTCATCTTGTCGGTGCAGGGTGATTCCAACTATATGCGCCGCGCCATGCTGGCCGGGGCGCGTGACTTCCTCACCAAGCCGATAGATGTAGACGAGCTCACCGCCGCCATCCGCCGCGCCGGCCGGGTGGCCTGGAACGAGAAAGAGAAGCTCACTTCGAGCGGCTTCAGTGGACAGGCGGGCGGTGCGGGCGGCAGCGGCACGCTGCTACCGGGCGACCAGGGCCATGTCATCACCGTATTCAGCCCCAAGGGTGGCACCGGCAAAACCACGCTGACGGCCAATCTGGCGGTGAGCATGCGCCAGCAGGGTCAGACAGTGGTGGCGGTTGACGGCAATCTGCAGTTTGGCGATCTCTCGTTCTTTTTCAATGAACAGGGACGTAACAATGTGGCTGACCTGGCGCCGCGTGCCGATGAGCTGGACCGCGAAGTGGTCAGCGAGGTGCTGGTGCACCATGAGGCATCCGGCGTGCACATTCTGGCCGCGCCCATGCGCCCTGAGCAAGCGGACGCCGTGGGCGGCGAACAGTTTGGAGCGGTGGTGAGCTACCTGAGCCGCATGTACCCGTATGTCCTGGTGGACACCGGCTCGACATTAAATGACCTGACCTTGGCTGCCCTGGATGCAGCCAGCATGGTGGTGCTCTTGATCACTCAAGACATACCTTCCATCAAGAACGCGCGGCTCTTCCTTGACCTGGCCGAGGGGCTGGGAATTTCCAAGGACCAGATCGTTCTGGTGATGAATCGCTTTGATAAACGCCGTAGCATTACGGCAGAGCGCGTGCGTGATAACTTCAAAAAAGAAGTGGCTGCGATCATCCCCCTGGAAGAAAAGATCGTGGTGCCCGCCATGGACCGTGGCGAACCCTTCGTGCTGCGCAACAGCAGTACTCCCGTAGCAAAGGCTGTTGCCGATCTGGCCAGCATGCTGGTGACCAGGCTGAAAGCGAAAGTGCCCAACCAGCTTGAGGTTGGCTAG
- a CDS encoding type II secretion system F family protein: MMWIALSLLFIVIVGAITLVVLGLRESRGGDTLSRRLAEYAERGEITSLEEIELSQPFMERVVYPAAQRFGELAQRFTPQNAITETRRQLDMAGTPRWLEPTVFLASRLIFGLGLGALMFFVFSLSPTTSPFALTSMLITGGSIFIGFFLPNMLLNRSVRRRQSEVTKAMPDAMDLLTICVEAGLGFDAAMRKVVEKWDNDLARAFGRVLQEIQLGKLRREALRDMSARLGVDEINTFVAAVIQSEQLGVSMARVLRVQSDAMRVKRRQRAEENAQKAPVKMLLPMAFLIFPTIMIILLGPAVLQIMRSGAFF; this comes from the coding sequence ATGATGTGGATCGCGCTGTCACTCCTGTTCATTGTCATCGTTGGCGCCATCACCCTGGTGGTATTGGGCCTGCGCGAAAGCCGCGGGGGCGACACACTCTCGCGCCGACTGGCAGAGTATGCCGAGCGCGGCGAGATCACCAGCCTGGAGGAGATCGAGCTCTCGCAGCCATTCATGGAACGCGTGGTGTACCCGGCCGCCCAGCGTTTTGGCGAACTGGCCCAGCGTTTTACTCCGCAAAATGCGATTACCGAGACACGCCGCCAACTGGACATGGCCGGCACTCCGCGTTGGCTGGAGCCAACCGTGTTCCTGGCTTCGCGCCTGATCTTTGGCCTCGGCTTAGGCGCTCTGATGTTCTTTGTATTTTCGCTTTCGCCCACTACTTCGCCGTTTGCGTTGACTTCCATGCTTATTACCGGCGGGTCGATATTCATTGGCTTCTTTTTGCCAAACATGCTGCTCAACCGCAGTGTGCGCCGCCGCCAATCTGAAGTCACCAAAGCCATGCCAGATGCGATGGACCTGCTGACCATCTGCGTAGAAGCCGGCCTGGGCTTTGACGCCGCCATGCGCAAGGTGGTGGAGAAGTGGGACAACGACCTGGCGCGTGCGTTTGGCCGCGTGCTACAGGAGATCCAGCTGGGCAAGCTGCGCCGCGAAGCGCTGCGAGACATGTCTGCCCGCCTGGGTGTGGATGAGATCAACACCTTTGTGGCAGCAGTGATCCAAAGCGAGCAGTTGGGTGTCAGCATGGCACGCGTGTTGCGTGTGCAGTCAGACGCCATGCGCGTCAAGCGCCGCCAGCGGGCGGAAGAGAATGCCCAGAAGGCGCCGGTGAAAATGCTGTTGCCCATGGCGTTTCTGATCTTCCCGACCATCATGATCATTCTGCTTGGGCCAGCTGTCCTGCAGATCATGCGCTCGGGCGCGTTCTTCTAG
- the cpaB gene encoding Flp pilus assembly protein CpaB, translating into MRVGRLLIVLAILVILALVALYAVLNLDNANGGQEQPASTVDIVIVVQPIARGALITAEHLGLLAYPADQTIEGMFTSITDVAGRRSRYDLTPGTPLNASMLAEDNEVVEAGGSDTALLIPSGMVAFPIPIDRFSSLAYGLRAGDHVNVIATLLLVELDQSFQTQTPNNTAGIIEPGSALVTGGQNTGEEASSSLQVDELLNVLTAQVVNGGPSAQLGTGFVDEQTGQPFYSVPSEPQRPRLVSQTLLQDIVVLHVGNHLYTDSAGNEVEQPTTTTIDPNTGAEVEVPAAAAPPDIITLVVTPQDAVTLNYLIYTGAQLNLALRATGDDSLITTEAVTLEFLLNTYNIPVPTKLPFGLSPRIDLLISPSQQDERQQQTLPAQP; encoded by the coding sequence ATGCGTGTAGGAAGACTGTTGATCGTGCTGGCCATCCTGGTGATCCTGGCTTTGGTGGCACTATATGCAGTACTGAATCTGGATAACGCCAACGGCGGCCAGGAGCAACCTGCCAGCACCGTAGACATTGTCATCGTCGTGCAGCCCATCGCCCGCGGCGCACTGATCACGGCCGAGCACCTGGGCCTGCTGGCTTATCCGGCTGACCAGACCATTGAAGGTATGTTCACCAGCATTACGGATGTGGCCGGCCGCCGTTCGCGCTATGACCTGACACCCGGCACGCCGCTCAACGCCAGTATGCTGGCTGAGGACAATGAAGTGGTGGAGGCGGGCGGCTCTGACACTGCGCTGCTCATCCCTTCGGGCATGGTGGCTTTCCCGATCCCGATCGATCGCTTCTCCAGCCTCGCCTATGGTTTGCGGGCCGGCGACCACGTCAACGTGATCGCCACCCTGCTGCTGGTTGAACTGGATCAGTCTTTTCAGACTCAGACGCCAAACAACACGGCGGGAATTATTGAGCCGGGCAGTGCATTGGTGACCGGTGGGCAAAACACTGGCGAAGAAGCCAGCTCGAGCCTGCAGGTTGATGAACTGCTTAATGTTTTGACGGCACAGGTTGTGAATGGCGGTCCCAGCGCACAATTGGGTACCGGCTTTGTGGATGAACAGACTGGTCAGCCCTTCTATTCGGTACCCTCTGAGCCGCAGCGTCCGCGCTTGGTAAGCCAAACCCTGTTGCAGGACATTGTGGTCCTTCATGTGGGCAATCATCTGTATACGGATAGCGCTGGCAATGAAGTTGAGCAGCCAACTACCACGACTATTGACCCTAATACTGGCGCCGAAGTTGAAGTGCCGGCCGCGGCGGCCCCGCCTGACATCATTACATTGGTCGTTACGCCTCAGGATGCGGTGACCTTGAACTATCTGATTTACACCGGCGCCCAACTGAACCTGGCGCTGCGAGCAACGGGCGATGACAGCCTAATCACCACGGAGGCTGTAACACTAGAATTCCTGTTGAATACCTACAATATTCCTGTGCCCACCAAGCTGCCCTTTGGGTTGAGCCCGCGTATTGATTTGCTAATTTCACCCTCCCAGCAAGACGAGCGGCAACAGCAAACTCTGCCTGCTCAGCCCTAA
- a CDS encoding CpaF family protein, translating to MDLKTRVQNKLLSELDPTLDIKRDEVRRTIQELFEQILLEENTVLSRPERQRLFEQIVAEILGFGPLQPLLDDRSVTEIMVNGYKNVYVERAGKLHRTPITFESDEHVMRIIDRIVAPLGRRVDEASPYVDARLPDGSRVNAVIPPISLVGPTLTIRMFSKDPITVDQLIEYGSLTSESVIFLKACVEANLNIVISGGTGSGKTTLLNVLSSFVPSDQRIVTIENAAELQLRQEHVVTLETRPANIEGKGEINAQQLVVNALRMRPDRIIVGEIRAGEALDMLQAMNTGHEGSMTTAHANGPRDTISRIETMTLMAGYDLPVRAIREQISSAIDLVVHVDRQRDGTRKVVNITEVVGMEGDVITLTDIFQFEQSGFEEGKVIGQLRSTGLRPNFMSRIEDAGIHLPPSIFGIGQRPRY from the coding sequence ATGGACCTCAAGACGCGTGTGCAAAACAAGCTGCTGTCCGAGCTGGACCCCACGCTGGATATCAAACGTGATGAGGTGCGGCGCACGATCCAGGAACTCTTTGAGCAGATCCTGCTGGAAGAGAACACGGTGCTGTCACGCCCCGAACGCCAGCGCCTGTTCGAGCAGATCGTTGCCGAAATTCTTGGCTTTGGCCCGTTGCAGCCTCTGCTGGATGACCGCAGCGTGACCGAAATCATGGTGAACGGCTACAAGAATGTGTATGTGGAGCGCGCCGGTAAGCTGCATCGCACCCCGATCACTTTCGAAAGTGATGAGCATGTCATGCGCATCATTGACCGCATTGTGGCGCCGCTGGGGCGCCGTGTTGACGAAGCCAGCCCGTATGTGGACGCGCGTCTACCCGACGGCTCGCGTGTGAACGCGGTTATCCCGCCGATCTCGCTGGTGGGGCCGACGCTGACAATCCGTATGTTCTCCAAGGATCCCATTACGGTGGACCAATTGATAGAGTACGGCTCGCTGACGTCTGAGTCAGTCATTTTTTTGAAGGCATGTGTGGAAGCCAACCTCAATATTGTGATCTCCGGAGGTACCGGTTCCGGTAAAACTACGTTGTTGAACGTGCTTTCAAGCTTTGTCCCCAGCGACCAGCGCATTGTAACGATCGAAAACGCGGCAGAGCTTCAGCTGCGCCAGGAACATGTGGTGACGCTGGAAACGCGCCCAGCCAACATTGAAGGTAAGGGCGAGATCAACGCCCAGCAACTGGTGGTGAATGCCTTGCGTATGCGCCCCGACCGCATCATTGTGGGTGAGATTCGCGCCGGCGAGGCGCTCGACATGCTGCAGGCCATGAACACCGGCCATGAAGGCTCAATGACCACGGCGCATGCCAACGGGCCGCGCGACACCATCTCGCGCATCGAAACGATGACGCTGATGGCGGGCTATGACCTGCCGGTGCGCGCCATTCGTGAGCAGATCTCATCGGCGATTGACCTGGTGGTGCATGTGGACCGCCAGCGGGATGGCACCCGTAAGGTGGTCAACATCACCGAAGTGGTGGGCATGGAGGGCGATGTGATCACCCTGACTGACATCTTCCAGTTCGAGCAGAGCGGCTTTGAAGAGGGCAAGGTGATCGGCCAATTGCGCTCCACCGGGCTGCGTCCTAATTTCATGAGCCGCATCGAAGACGCTGGTATTCACCTGCCACCGAGCATCTTTGGTATCGGCCAGCGTCCACGGTACTAG
- a CDS encoding ComF family protein, whose translation MHPPLCGHCGYPLPDPQAECPACQGRHFAFTQARAWGAYAGPLRKAILKLKHKRNRELGLVLSQHMAEVLPPRWGAELIVPVPLSARRLAQRGYNPVDLLAGPLANQLGLPLAADALQRQRDTRPQMDLQVEQRWANVHGAFVGQAAAAGCRVLLVDDIITTGATVHAAARALRAAGATSVYVLALARTL comes from the coding sequence TTGCATCCTCCGCTATGCGGCCACTGCGGCTATCCACTGCCTGACCCGCAGGCCGAGTGCCCAGCCTGCCAGGGACGCCATTTTGCTTTCACACAGGCGCGTGCTTGGGGCGCCTATGCTGGGCCGTTGCGTAAGGCCATTTTGAAGCTCAAGCACAAACGCAATCGCGAGCTGGGTCTTGTGCTCAGCCAGCATATGGCTGAGGTGTTACCGCCCCGTTGGGGTGCCGAGCTTATAGTGCCTGTACCACTCAGCGCGCGGCGCTTGGCGCAGCGCGGCTACAATCCGGTGGACCTGCTCGCCGGGCCGTTGGCAAACCAGCTCGGTCTGCCCCTGGCGGCAGATGCTCTGCAGCGGCAGCGTGACACGCGACCGCAAATGGATTTGCAGGTCGAGCAGCGTTGGGCCAATGTGCATGGCGCGTTTGTGGGCCAGGCCGCGGCCGCTGGCTGCCGCGTGCTGCTAGTGGACGACATCATCACGACGGGCGCAACCGTACACGCCGCCGCACGCGCCCTAAGGGCGGCTGGAGCTACGTCTGTGTATGTCCTTGCGCTGGCAAGAACCTTGTGA